From Streptomyces yatensis, one genomic window encodes:
- a CDS encoding sensor histidine kinase gives MSGPSSGPASGAASATAASSTAHESLPKAARRQAGALARALVTPSYPATPLFAQSPRRWLRRVPYGVAMILTTILVPTSAQVLSNDYGVGGGVATLIGIVQTTPLLLSVTRPLQAWWIVLLSDIVCALVVLGTADHLENRVWPWLPGPIIGYLFLLLALALREPRRTLVAVWLVTGTAGLSLGMAFPDKSNGSNVVLFVLGGVVLLVAGALRERGDAQRRLAEQETISEAERAHRTLLEERTRIARELHDVVAHHMSVITVQADSAPYRIGGLPSEAEREFSTIAATARESLAEMRRLLGVLRSEETRGERAPQPGLRQVPQLVEATVRAGIPTTLTIADEVAELEPLPQAVGLSAYRIVQEALANVVRHAPGATTRVAVSAAEDRSALTLLVVNGPPVSAPTKPLETSGTGHGLVGMVERVRLVGGMLDTGPLPDGGFRVAARLPLVDLEETDPS, from the coding sequence GTGTCCGGTCCCTCCTCCGGCCCGGCGTCCGGCGCCGCCTCCGCCACGGCCGCTTCCTCCACCGCGCACGAGAGCCTGCCCAAGGCCGCCCGGCGGCAGGCGGGCGCCCTCGCCCGGGCCCTGGTCACCCCCAGCTATCCGGCGACACCGCTGTTCGCCCAGTCGCCCCGGCGCTGGCTGCGCCGGGTGCCGTACGGCGTGGCGATGATCCTCACCACGATCCTGGTCCCCACCTCCGCGCAGGTCCTCTCCAACGACTACGGGGTGGGCGGCGGCGTGGCCACGCTGATCGGCATCGTCCAGACCACCCCGCTGCTGCTGTCCGTCACCCGTCCGCTGCAGGCGTGGTGGATCGTCCTGCTCTCCGACATCGTCTGCGCCCTCGTGGTGCTCGGCACCGCCGACCACCTGGAGAACCGGGTGTGGCCCTGGCTGCCGGGCCCCATCATCGGCTATCTCTTCCTGCTGCTCGCCCTCGCCCTGCGCGAGCCGCGCCGCACCCTGGTGGCGGTGTGGCTGGTCACCGGCACCGCCGGACTCTCGCTCGGCATGGCCTTCCCGGACAAGAGCAACGGCAGCAATGTGGTGCTGTTCGTGCTCGGCGGAGTGGTGCTGCTGGTCGCCGGGGCGCTGCGGGAGCGCGGGGACGCCCAGCGGCGGCTGGCCGAGCAGGAGACGATCAGCGAGGCCGAACGGGCCCATCGCACCCTGCTGGAGGAGCGCACCCGGATCGCCCGCGAGCTGCACGACGTGGTCGCCCACCATATGTCCGTGATCACCGTGCAGGCCGACAGCGCCCCGTACCGCATCGGCGGTCTGCCGTCCGAGGCGGAGCGGGAGTTCTCCACCATCGCGGCCACCGCCCGGGAGTCCCTCGCCGAAATGCGGCGGCTGCTGGGCGTGTTGCGCAGCGAGGAGACCCGCGGTGAGCGGGCGCCGCAGCCGGGGCTGCGGCAGGTGCCACAGCTGGTCGAGGCGACGGTACGGGCCGGCATACCGACCACGCTGACCATCGCGGACGAGGTGGCCGAGCTCGAACCGCTGCCGCAGGCCGTGGGGCTGTCCGCGTACCGCATCGTGCAGGAGGCGCTGGCCAATGTGGTGCGGCACGCCCCGGGCGCCACCACCCGGGTCGCCGTCTCGGCGGCCGAGGACCGCTCGGCGCTGACCCTGCTGGTGGTCAACGGCCCGCCGGTCAGCGCGCCCACCAAGCCCCTGGAGACCAGCGGCACCGGCCATGGCCTCGTCGGCATGGTCGAGCGCGTACGGCTCGTCGGCGGCATGCTCGACACCGGCCCGCTCCCCGACGGCGGCTTCCGCGTCGCGGCCCGGCTCCCCCTGGTAGACCTCGAAGAGACGGACCCGTCATGA
- a CDS encoding response regulator: protein MTIKVIIVDDQAMVRAGFAALLAAQSDIDVVGEAPDGREGVEVSRRTHPDVVLMDVRMPEMDGLEAARQLLDPPRGVIHRPKVLMLTTFDVDDYVYEALRAGASGFLLKDAPPADLISAVRVVAAGEALLAPSVTRRLIADFARQRPAPRRDGPSSRRGGLTPRETEVLELIARGLSNQEIAESLVLAEQTVKTHIGRVLAKLGLRDRAQAVIFAYESGLVTPGQ, encoded by the coding sequence ATGACCATCAAGGTGATCATCGTCGACGACCAGGCGATGGTGCGGGCCGGGTTCGCCGCCCTGCTCGCCGCGCAGAGCGATATCGACGTCGTCGGCGAGGCGCCCGACGGGCGGGAGGGCGTGGAGGTCAGCCGGCGCACCCACCCCGACGTGGTGCTGATGGACGTCCGGATGCCCGAGATGGACGGGCTCGAGGCGGCCCGGCAGCTGCTGGACCCGCCGCGCGGGGTCATCCACCGGCCCAAGGTCCTGATGCTCACCACCTTCGATGTGGACGACTACGTCTACGAGGCGCTGCGCGCCGGGGCCAGCGGCTTTCTGCTCAAGGACGCCCCACCGGCCGATCTGATCTCCGCGGTGCGGGTGGTCGCGGCGGGCGAGGCGCTGCTCGCCCCGTCCGTCACCCGCCGGCTGATCGCCGACTTCGCCCGCCAGCGCCCCGCCCCGCGCCGCGACGGCCCGTCCTCGCGGCGCGGCGGGCTGACGCCGCGTGAGACCGAGGTGCTGGAGCTGATCGCGCGGGGCCTGTCCAACCAGGAGATCGCCGAGTCGCTGGTGCTCGCGGAGCAGACGGTGAAGACGCATATCGGCCGGGTGCTGGCCAAGCTGGGGCTGCGCGACCGCGCCCAGGCGGTGATCTTCGCTTACGAGTCGGGCCTGGTGACACCTGGTCAGTGA
- a CDS encoding aldo/keto reductase, whose amino-acid sequence MSNSTNETIATVGLGAGGPEVGVQGLGCMGMSWGYGPTHDEAEARATLERALELGVTLFDTADVYGFGRNEEFISPFVRAHRDRITLATKFAIERDESDPFGKMQVHNDRPYIRRAIEGSLRRLAVDHVDLYYMHRRNPEVPLEESVGAMAELVAEGKVKHLGLSEVTAKELRAAHAVHPIAAVQSEWSLFTRDVEDGGANSVAATAAELGVALVPFSPLGRGFLTGSFVQAEQELSEDDSRRLQPRFTGDNAATNAALLEPIRKIAEARGATLAQIALAWVQQQAQVHGLAVVPIPGTRTRARIEQNTGATRIELSADELAALEPIAGQVAGARYADMSLTSAGRE is encoded by the coding sequence ATGAGCAACAGCACGAATGAGACCATCGCGACCGTCGGCCTGGGGGCCGGCGGACCGGAGGTCGGCGTCCAGGGCTTGGGCTGCATGGGCATGAGTTGGGGCTACGGACCGACCCATGACGAGGCGGAGGCGCGGGCCACGCTGGAGCGGGCCCTGGAGCTGGGCGTCACGCTTTTCGACACCGCCGATGTCTACGGCTTCGGGCGGAACGAGGAGTTCATCTCCCCCTTCGTCCGGGCCCACCGTGACCGGATCACCCTGGCCACCAAGTTCGCCATCGAGCGCGACGAGAGCGATCCGTTCGGCAAGATGCAAGTCCACAACGACCGCCCGTACATCCGCCGGGCCATCGAGGGCAGTCTGCGGCGGCTGGCGGTCGACCATGTCGACCTGTACTACATGCACCGGCGCAACCCCGAGGTGCCGCTGGAGGAGAGCGTCGGCGCCATGGCCGAGCTGGTCGCCGAGGGGAAGGTCAAGCACCTCGGGCTGAGCGAGGTCACGGCCAAGGAGCTGCGCGCGGCGCACGCGGTGCATCCGATCGCGGCGGTGCAGTCGGAGTGGTCGCTGTTCACCCGCGATGTGGAGGACGGCGGAGCGAACAGCGTCGCGGCCACCGCCGCCGAGCTGGGCGTCGCCCTCGTCCCGTTCTCGCCGCTCGGCCGCGGCTTCCTCACCGGCTCCTTCGTCCAGGCCGAGCAGGAGCTGAGCGAGGACGACTCCCGCCGCCTGCAGCCCCGCTTCACCGGCGACAACGCGGCCACCAACGCCGCGCTGCTGGAGCCGATCCGCAAGATCGCCGAGGCGCGCGGGGCCACGCTCGCCCAGATCGCGCTGGCCTGGGTGCAGCAGCAGGCCCAGGTGCACGGGCTCGCCGTGGTGCCGATCCCCGGCACCCGCACCCGCGCCCGGATCGAGCAGAACACCGGCGCGACCCGGATCGAGCTGAGCGCGGACGAGCTGGCCGCGCTGGAGCCGATCGCCGGACAGGTGGCGGGCGCCCGCTACGCCGATATGAGCCTGACGAGCGCGGGCCGCGAGTAG
- a CDS encoding peptidase inhibitor family I36 protein codes for MDLDRPHGGEREPADTLAPVLFFPQVPHGERKRHAQDHYGRRRGLGSGPRQYSRRHPRAGGPGRGGRPGRGGGPGRGGGPGRGGGPGRGGGPGRGGGPGRGGGPGRGGGPGRGGGPGRGGGPGRGGGPGRGGGPGRGGGPGRAAAPAAAGASAATARAAAAPPRLGNCAAGQLCLWRSGGFTGARQTHELAGVDIESCVPLPSGTTAASLANRTGRPVTAYQSGECAETAEFRTYPTGSWAPETPYQVRAFKIWER; via the coding sequence GTGGACCTTGATCGACCCCATGGTGGCGAACGGGAGCCGGCGGACACGCTGGCTCCCGTTCTGTTCTTTCCACAGGTTCCACACGGGGAGCGAAAACGACATGCGCAAGATCACTACGGCCGCCGCCGCGGTCTCGGCTCTGGCCCTCGCCAGTACTCTCGCCGCCACCCTCGCGCCGGTGGCCCCGGCCGCGGCGGCCGCCCCGGCCGCGGCGGCGGCCCCGGCCGCGGCGGCGGCCCCGGCCGCGGCGGCGGCCCCGGCCGCGGCGGCGGCCCCGGCCGCGGCGGCGGCCCCGGCCGCGGCGGCGGCCCCGGCCGCGGCGGCGGCCCCGGCCGCGGCGGCGGCCCCGGCCGCGGCGGCGGCCCCGGCCGCGGCGGCGGCCCCGGCCGCGGCGGCGGCCCCGGCCGCGGCGGCGGCCCCGGCCGCGCGGCGGCCCCGGCTGCGGCGGGGGCCTCGGCCGCGACGGCCCGGGCCGCGGCCGCGCCACCGCGCCTGGGGAACTGCGCCGCCGGTCAGCTGTGCCTGTGGCGGAGCGGCGGCTTCACGGGGGCGCGTCAGACCCATGAACTGGCCGGCGTCGACATCGAAAGCTGCGTCCCCCTGCCGTCCGGCACGACCGCGGCCTCGCTGGCGAACCGGACGGGCCGTCCGGTGACGGCGTATCAGAGCGGGGAGTGCGCGGAGACGGCCGAGTTCCGCACGTACCCCACGGGGTCCTGGGCCCCCGAAACCCCGTACCAGGTACGGGCCTTCAAAATCTGGGAACGCTGA
- a CDS encoding MFS transporter, giving the protein MTSSTTVADSASEPPIADAPKGLRGHPWLTLLTVALGVTMVALDGTIVAIANPAIQKDLGASLADVQWITNGYLLALAVALITAGKLGDRFGHRQTFLIGVIGFAISSAAIGFSGEVSLVVVFRVLQGLCGALLMPAALGLLRATFPAEKLNMAIGIWGAVIGASTAAGPIVGGLLVEHVNWQSVFFINAPVGVLALVLGLLLLVDHRAEKAPRSFDLPGIVLLSGAMFCLIWALINAADWHWTDQRTLLFLGLSVVCFVVFVFWESRTREPLLPLSMFRSVALSAGTVLMVLMAFGFMGGLFFVTFYLQNVHGLSPVDSGLRLLPLTAMMIVASPLAGALITKFGPRVPLVTAMVITAVSMFGLSRLDVDSGGLEMSIWFALLGLGLGPVMVGATEVIVGNAPIQHAGVAGGLQQAAMQVGGSLGTAVLGAVMAGRVDNTLPQKWADAGLPPMPKGAESKASDAVEVGIAPVTKSTPPEIAGKITAVAHDTFVSGMGLAFTVAAVVSVVAALVAGFTKRGENAEAAGGGVHI; this is encoded by the coding sequence ATGACCTCTTCGACCACCGTCGCCGATTCGGCGTCGGAACCTCCCATAGCCGATGCCCCCAAAGGGCTTCGGGGTCATCCATGGCTGACGCTCCTCACCGTCGCCCTCGGCGTGACGATGGTCGCCCTCGACGGCACGATCGTCGCCATCGCCAACCCGGCCATCCAGAAGGACCTCGGCGCCTCGCTCGCCGATGTCCAGTGGATCACCAACGGCTATCTGCTGGCCCTCGCCGTCGCGCTGATCACGGCCGGCAAGCTGGGTGACCGCTTCGGCCACCGCCAGACCTTCCTGATCGGCGTCATCGGCTTCGCCATCTCCTCGGCCGCCATCGGCTTCTCCGGCGAGGTCTCGCTCGTCGTGGTGTTCCGGGTGCTGCAGGGCCTGTGCGGCGCGCTGCTGATGCCCGCGGCGCTCGGACTGCTGCGCGCCACCTTCCCCGCCGAGAAGCTCAACATGGCGATCGGCATCTGGGGCGCGGTGATCGGCGCCTCCACCGCCGCCGGCCCCATCGTCGGCGGACTGCTCGTCGAGCACGTCAACTGGCAGTCGGTCTTCTTCATCAACGCGCCCGTCGGCGTCCTGGCGCTGGTCCTGGGCCTCCTGCTGCTGGTCGACCACCGCGCAGAGAAGGCCCCGCGCTCCTTCGACCTCCCCGGCATCGTGCTGCTGTCCGGTGCGATGTTCTGCCTCATCTGGGCGCTGATCAACGCCGCCGACTGGCATTGGACCGACCAGCGCACACTGCTCTTCCTCGGCCTGTCGGTGGTCTGCTTCGTCGTCTTCGTCTTCTGGGAGAGCCGGACGCGGGAGCCGCTGCTGCCGCTGAGCATGTTCCGTTCGGTGGCGCTGAGCGCGGGCACCGTGCTGATGGTGCTGATGGCCTTCGGCTTCATGGGCGGGCTGTTCTTCGTCACCTTCTATCTGCAGAACGTGCACGGGCTGAGCCCCGTCGACAGCGGACTGCGGCTGCTGCCGCTCACCGCGATGATGATCGTCGCCTCGCCGCTGGCCGGCGCGCTGATCACCAAGTTCGGGCCGCGGGTGCCGCTGGTGACCGCCATGGTGATCACCGCCGTCTCGATGTTCGGCCTCTCCCGGCTGGACGTGGACAGCGGCGGGCTCGAGATGTCCATCTGGTTCGCCCTGCTGGGTCTGGGCCTCGGCCCGGTGATGGTCGGCGCCACCGAGGTCATCGTCGGCAACGCCCCGATCCAGCACGCCGGTGTCGCCGGCGGCCTCCAGCAGGCCGCGATGCAGGTCGGCGGCAGCCTGGGCACGGCCGTCCTGGGCGCGGTCATGGCGGGCAGGGTGGACAACACGCTGCCGCAGAAGTGGGCCGACGCCGGGCTGCCGCCGATGCCCAAGGGCGCGGAGTCCAAGGCGTCGGACGCCGTCGAGGTCGGCATCGCGCCCGTCACCAAGAGCACTCCGCCGGAGATCGCGGGGAAGATCACGGCCGTCGCGCATGACACCTTCGTGTCAGGGATGGGCCTCGCCTTCACGGTGGCCGCCGTCGTCTCGGTGGTCGCGGCGCTGGTCGCGGGCTTCACCAAGCGCGGTGAGAACGCGGAGGCGGCCGGCGGGGGCGTCCACATCTGA
- a CDS encoding DUF4429 domain-containing protein — translation MGDVLAGFQTVWEFDTDSMLIRFERGIRTPKLLQALGERRIPFEALSGVELAVGKRGTVVLRAVPRPGADPLMDAADGQLKEAYDPYRLVLPAERETLADYYAERIRESLCPDADVPAETQLVTVPPAPLSFKAYDGKASFDGKAISFRWFWTGASSEKWKVGDQRFRIDELTGVEWRSPESRGSAGTVPKEGSAKGASAKGGAAKDGTARNGTGRAAPKGGGHGYLRLLRRSAEDEPLGRPDQDPAAVVFGMGYGLVHQSLPFAAAVLEAIRASSPVPCTEGAPSPNRAAAPRRDPADIAERIRHLGELHTAGLLTDDEFSAKKAELLAEL, via the coding sequence ATGGGTGATGTGCTGGCCGGTTTTCAGACCGTCTGGGAGTTCGACACCGACTCCATGCTCATCCGCTTCGAACGGGGGATCCGCACGCCGAAGCTGCTGCAGGCGCTCGGCGAACGCCGCATCCCCTTCGAGGCGCTGTCCGGAGTGGAGCTCGCTGTCGGCAAACGGGGAACGGTGGTGCTGCGCGCCGTGCCCAGACCAGGCGCCGACCCCCTGATGGACGCCGCGGACGGCCAGCTCAAGGAGGCGTACGACCCGTACCGCCTGGTGCTGCCGGCCGAGCGGGAGACGCTCGCGGACTACTACGCCGAGCGGATACGCGAGTCCCTCTGCCCGGACGCGGACGTCCCCGCCGAGACGCAGCTGGTGACCGTGCCCCCGGCGCCGCTGTCCTTCAAGGCCTACGACGGCAAGGCGTCCTTCGACGGCAAGGCGATCTCCTTCCGCTGGTTCTGGACCGGCGCCTCCTCGGAGAAGTGGAAGGTCGGGGACCAGCGCTTCCGGATCGACGAGCTGACCGGTGTGGAGTGGCGGTCCCCGGAGAGCCGGGGCTCGGCGGGCACCGTCCCCAAGGAGGGCTCCGCCAAAGGCGCATCGGCCAAAGGCGGTGCCGCCAAGGACGGCACGGCCAGGAACGGCACCGGCAGGGCCGCCCCCAAGGGCGGTGGCCACGGCTATCTGCGGCTGCTGCGGCGCTCCGCAGAGGACGAGCCCCTCGGCCGCCCCGACCAGGACCCGGCGGCCGTCGTGTTCGGGATGGGCTACGGCCTCGTCCACCAGTCGCTGCCGTTCGCCGCGGCCGTCCTGGAGGCGATACGGGCGTCCTCCCCGGTGCCGTGCACCGAGGGCGCCCCGAGCCCGAACCGGGCCGCCGCCCCGCGCCGCGACCCCGCCGACATCGCCGAGCGCATCCGTCATCTGGGCGAGCTGCACACGGCCGGGCTGCTGACCGACGACGAGTTCAGCGCGAAGAAGGCCGAGCTGCTGGCGGAGCTGTAG
- a CDS encoding alpha/beta hydrolase: MSQTLRTRHYARRLITAALTITVMAGTAGWTVAHEEQAITGPPPGTTAWLSDHSLGGAGRELPDPAATSPAGIARFFARLTDVQREALVIRHPQVVGNLDGAPLSLRYEANSRAIRAAWHQERKADPASPLAERYAALLAPGRRILAFDPRGRGQVAEVYGDLATARRTAVIVPGSDIDLDAFDRTGDPYGAPAGMARSLRAQMAKDAPAIPTAVIAWVGYTTPVGLGPDAATSRLAKAGAPRLDRFLAGLAVTTAATADAPPAVFCHSYGSVVCGLAASAMDRARVSDLVVLGSPGMRADSAGALRTGARVWAARDRTDWIRRVTGYDFLGLGHGDDPTDPSFGARVVSSESAQGHTGYFAPGTDSLRNFSRIALGDFDAVRCAEEDGGSPGTGPDCRQGLV; this comes from the coding sequence ATGTCCCAGACGCTACGCACCAGGCACTACGCGCGACGCCTGATCACCGCGGCGCTCACCATCACCGTCATGGCGGGGACGGCCGGCTGGACCGTGGCCCACGAGGAGCAGGCCATCACCGGCCCGCCGCCCGGCACCACCGCCTGGCTGTCGGACCATTCGCTGGGCGGGGCCGGGCGCGAGCTGCCCGATCCGGCCGCCACCTCGCCCGCCGGGATCGCCCGGTTCTTCGCCCGCCTCACCGACGTCCAGCGCGAGGCGCTGGTCATCCGGCATCCCCAGGTGGTGGGCAATCTGGACGGCGCACCGCTGAGCCTGCGGTACGAGGCCAACTCCCGGGCGATCCGGGCCGCCTGGCACCAGGAGCGGAAGGCCGACCCCGCGAGCCCGCTCGCCGAGCGGTACGCGGCGCTGCTCGCACCCGGCCGCCGGATCCTCGCCTTCGATCCGCGCGGACGCGGCCAAGTGGCCGAGGTGTACGGCGACTTGGCGACGGCCCGGCGCACGGCCGTGATCGTGCCGGGCTCGGACATCGACCTGGACGCCTTCGACCGCACGGGCGATCCCTACGGCGCCCCGGCCGGGATGGCGCGGTCGCTGCGGGCGCAGATGGCGAAGGACGCGCCCGCCATCCCGACCGCCGTCATCGCCTGGGTCGGCTATACGACCCCGGTCGGGCTGGGCCCGGACGCCGCCACCAGCCGGCTGGCCAAGGCGGGCGCGCCCCGCCTTGACCGGTTTCTCGCGGGACTCGCCGTGACCACCGCGGCGACCGCCGACGCCCCGCCCGCCGTCTTCTGCCACAGCTACGGCTCGGTGGTCTGCGGTCTTGCCGCCTCCGCGATGGACCGCGCCCGCGTCTCCGACCTGGTGGTGCTGGGCAGCCCGGGGATGCGCGCGGACAGCGCCGGAGCCTTGCGCACCGGGGCCCGGGTCTGGGCGGCGCGGGACCGCACCGACTGGATCCGGCGGGTGACCGGCTATGACTTCCTGGGCCTGGGCCACGGCGACGACCCGACCGATCCGTCCTTCGGCGCCCGGGTGGTCTCCTCCGAGAGCGCCCAGGGCCACACCGGCTATTTCGCACCGGGGACCGACTCGCTGCGCAACTTCTCGCGGATCGCGCTCGGGGACTTCGACGCGGTGCGATGCGCCGAGGAGGACGGCGGCAGTCCGGGCACGGGGCCGGACTGCCGCCAAGGTCTCGTCTGA
- a CDS encoding alpha/beta hydrolase, which translates to MTSFSELGSPSPGSTAWRALLALAVVFVLLATTGWTAVRSHRGAPSALTASINAWRNGSLGGRALPDPYGSPRALGRWFDSLTRAQTDRLVRRYPLAVGNLNGAPVELRFKANRVALTQARGDERKRMHDPQLTPMGRSDATRRMDRYQDLLGAGRQILSFDPSGGGRAAEVFGDLAHANRVSIVVPGVDTDILTFQKSGRPYTATVGMAHALYENERADAPDTKTAVIAWADYTSPAGIGMDAATGKLAAQGAVRLRALVDALPALSRVSLMCHSYGSVVCGVAARDLPPKVTDIAVAGSPGMRADHVSDLGTSARVWAMRDSGDWIGDIPHLEVGGLGHGADPVSSGFGARLLSADGADGHAGYFEPGTTSLDNFARVGIGAVQSVSCGDGDDCTAGLR; encoded by the coding sequence GTGACTTCCTTCTCGGAGCTCGGCTCCCCCTCCCCCGGTTCCACCGCTTGGCGCGCCCTGCTCGCGCTGGCGGTGGTGTTCGTTCTCCTCGCCACCACCGGGTGGACGGCCGTACGGAGCCACAGAGGAGCCCCGTCCGCGCTCACCGCGTCGATCAACGCCTGGCGCAACGGATCGCTCGGCGGCCGTGCGCTGCCCGATCCGTACGGCTCGCCGCGCGCCCTCGGCCGCTGGTTCGACTCGCTCACCAGGGCCCAGACGGACCGCCTGGTGCGGCGCTATCCGCTGGCCGTGGGCAATCTCAACGGCGCGCCGGTGGAGCTGCGGTTCAAGGCCAACCGCGTCGCCCTGACCCAGGCGCGCGGCGACGAGCGCAAGCGGATGCACGACCCCCAGCTCACCCCGATGGGCCGCTCCGACGCGACCCGCCGGATGGATCGCTACCAGGATCTGCTGGGCGCCGGGCGGCAGATCCTCTCCTTCGATCCGTCGGGCGGCGGACGGGCCGCCGAGGTCTTCGGCGACCTCGCCCACGCCAACCGGGTCTCGATCGTGGTGCCGGGGGTGGACACCGACATCCTGACCTTCCAGAAGTCCGGGCGCCCGTACACCGCCACGGTCGGGATGGCCCACGCGCTCTACGAGAACGAGCGGGCCGACGCCCCGGACACCAAGACCGCCGTCATCGCCTGGGCCGACTACACCTCCCCCGCCGGAATCGGCATGGACGCGGCCACCGGCAAGCTGGCCGCCCAGGGCGCGGTGCGGCTGCGCGCGCTGGTCGACGCGCTGCCCGCGCTCTCCCGGGTCTCGCTGATGTGCCACAGCTACGGCTCGGTGGTGTGCGGGGTCGCCGCCCGCGATCTGCCGCCCAAGGTCACCGATATCGCCGTGGCCGGCAGCCCCGGGATGCGCGCCGACCACGTCTCCGACCTGGGCACCAGCGCCCGGGTGTGGGCGATGCGGGACTCCGGCGACTGGATCGGGGACATTCCGCATCTGGAGGTCGGCGGGCTCGGTCATGGCGCGGACCCGGTCTCCTCGGGCTTCGGCGCCCGGCTGCTGTCCGCGGACGGGGCGGATGGACACGCCGGATACTTCGAACCGGGCACGACCAGCCTGGACAACTTCGCGCGGGTGGGAATCGGTGCTGTCCAGTCCGTGAGCTGCGGCGACGGCGACGACTGCACCGCGGGGCTACGCTGA
- a CDS encoding TetR family transcriptional regulator — protein sequence MTTDEAVADPKTPPPPGLRERKKQRTRNALVRSALELFTRQGYEHTTVDEIAGAVEVSQRTFFRYFANKEEVAFASQESAECHFFAALCGRPADEAPLAALRGAVLDAWGSIGDAIEQMVPPELHMRMYRVIESTPSLLAVHLRRTAEMEERLASEIARREGLDIDADPRPRLVVAMFSGVIRVSGKLWGEGEEDSMVTLRDLTAFHLDYVGPTLAEQWDK from the coding sequence GTGACAACGGACGAGGCAGTGGCGGATCCGAAGACGCCACCACCGCCCGGGCTGCGCGAGCGCAAGAAGCAGCGGACGCGGAACGCCCTGGTGCGCTCCGCGCTGGAGTTGTTCACCCGTCAGGGATATGAGCACACGACGGTCGACGAGATCGCCGGGGCGGTCGAGGTCTCCCAGCGCACCTTCTTCCGGTACTTCGCCAACAAGGAGGAGGTCGCCTTCGCCAGCCAGGAGTCGGCCGAGTGCCACTTCTTCGCCGCCCTGTGCGGGCGCCCCGCGGACGAGGCGCCGCTGGCGGCGCTGCGCGGCGCGGTGCTCGACGCCTGGGGCAGCATCGGGGACGCCATCGAGCAGATGGTGCCGCCCGAGCTCCATATGCGGATGTACCGGGTGATCGAGTCGACGCCGAGCCTGCTCGCCGTGCATCTGCGCCGCACCGCCGAGATGGAGGAGCGGCTGGCGAGCGAGATCGCCCGCCGCGAGGGGCTGGACATCGACGCCGACCCGCGGCCGCGGCTGGTGGTCGCGATGTTCAGCGGAGTGATCCGGGTGTCCGGGAAGCTGTGGGGCGAGGGCGAGGAGGACAGCATGGTCACGTTGCGAGACCTCACCGCGTTCCATCTTGATTACGTGGGCCCTACCCTCGCCGAACAATGGGATAAATAG